The Gossypium arboreum isolate Shixiya-1 chromosome 6, ASM2569848v2, whole genome shotgun sequence DNA window AGTTAGCAAATCGACTAAGAAGATCAAGACAGATAATTCTAAAGAGGTCTCGACTATGATAGTAGCATGAGGAGTTGAATTACAGATCAGTTAATGATAAGGCAAGGAAGACTTCGAAGTAATTCATTTAGATGATTACAATTTTGATCTTGACTTGAATTTCCTTAACAAGATTAATGTTATGTTGGTCAATTTTTTTCCAATTGAATATGCATATTGGACATTCATCAACGACAATACGTTGTACCGATGAATCATAATGAGGTAAAATTATGTCATGTCAAAATCATTTTactaaaacaaattaaattatttttaactctTAAAAAACATGTTTAACCCAAATAACTCAAAGTTATAgacttattttctttaaatatcgaTTGATGAtccataaaaaattaacaaaaaaaacttttcattttctaagcATATTATAAAGAATTTGAAGCCAAGCCCATCCAAACCAAAATACATTTTTTTGACATCTCCAAGTCGAGATCTGAAAATCATTATATTTCAAAAAATGTAAAAACACAAATTCCATAAATTAAATAAACCTAGTCAATAATAGAAAACCAAAACAAgccttttttattttctaaacataTTGCCAAGCCAACTCAAAATAGATGATGGTTGACTTAGAGGATGACCTTAATTTTTAGGCaaatttaatttaccatataataAATACTTAgttgtttttttaatatttaaggaAATTAAAAGGCATTATGAATACATGTTTGCTGATAAAAAGTTGCATGTAAGAGTTGGGTAGGTAGAGTctactttttcaatttttttttatacatATTACAAATGAGGGGCTTACAACAATAAGGTTTAAACGAGTCAATTTTAGATTTAAGGGTACGTTTGGTTCAGTGTAACGGAATAGaactgtaatggaatagagttataatagaatagaactgtaatagcaattcaattgtttggttgaatggaatagaaTAGAATTGTAATAGTGTTCTTGTGTTGGTTGAATGGAATAAAGTTGGAATAGAGTTGGAATAGCATAATCTATATGTTACTTAAAGAATAATTGAAAAGAGTAATTTAAAGAATATCTTGTCTCAAATATTTTCTCATAGTGAGATGTTGAAATACAACAAAAGAACTAATGAAATTGTtatgttgtatatatatattttaacatattttcattaatttatttgTGCTGCTAGACATATATAATATAAGAATCTCATGTAAagttaaaatgaataatatagaTTTAATATTTGTAATCACAAACTCTCATGCAACTTCATTTTTACATGTGCCAAACTTCATAAAGAATATTGATTGAAAGTATCTATTCACAAAGAATAACATTAAGGTTCTTTTAAAATACTGACAGAGAATATTCTATAGAATCAAATATGATAATACAAggctattttaatataatatatattaatggaAAATTATTGAACATATAAAGCTTCCCTGCATCAATGACTGTATTTTAGAAGCTGGAAAATACAAAGCAAGAATACCGATAGACTGAATATACTTGAATAAAATGCAACCATTTGCTCCTCTTCTTGAAAATTTGTAAAGCTTTTGTAGTTGCAATCAATGGAAACTCAGTCTCCCAAGCTACCATTTGTCCAATGCTCCATAAACTGTCTCTTTTTCATTGGGAAGTTGAGAAACTTACTTTTACATATAGAATAAGTGTATATCTTTATCTTTAAATACTAAATACATACTATAACTAAAAACTATACCCAAAATAAAGAATTGCATACAATTAGTactaagagaaaaaaaaaacatagaaaCCGAGTGAGGGTTTCTAGCTGAGAAGCCTACAAGTAAAATCGGACTCATttcttttttccaaaaaaaagaaGGATAGTTCTTTATTGTCACTGATATGAGCAATCATAAAGGTTTCTGGAAGGTTAATTGTATCATAATCACAGCAAGAGTTTATTCCAAGTTTGGACGAATATAATAGACGTCTTGTGTGTTGCCTTGATTTTACAAGTTGCAAACGTTTGTGATTAAGATGATAAAAAATTCAACCTGAATCATATTTGAGAGTGCATGTATTTTTGTTTGTAATCACGCCCTCTAAGCCAGGATCTAATTTATCAATAAGAGAAGCATTGAATGTTTTAGTTTAAGTAAAGAACACGACAttgaaccaaaaataaaaataaacaaagaaaaaacAACAGCACAAGAAGTTTGCAGGTTAGATAGTATGCATTTACAGATGGAAATATACCTATTAAAAGAATAAGTTGAAAAATTATTGCAGGCACAAATCAAACAGAATAAACCATACTTCAAACCCATGAAAAGAACCTTGAACAACAAATATTCATATACcaaatgaaaaataaaacaataaaacttCAGACCAATGTCAACAGTTACCAAATTTTTCTTTGATTTAGCAGATGTGGTGGGTGATCTCAACCTAGCAAACAATTCTTGAATGAAGGTGCTATCATCCTTCAATATAGAAATAACCTACAACACATTATTGCAATTAgtgcaaaagaaaacaaaagggcACATGTATTTAACAATAGCCACTAAAAATCTTACAATAGCATTGTTTGAATGAATTATAGAATTGAGACTGGCAGCTGTGGCCTCATCTAATACCCTTGCCAAAACAACATCCTGAAAGAAACAATCAAAAGCAAGAGTTACATGATTAAAGACGAGAGTGAGACTCATAAATAAAGTTTCTAACATGCATACCTTCAAATAACCAACCCTGTCATAATAGAATTTCAacaagttgattagagactgcATTTATCAACCTTAATTATTAAAAGTGCAACAATTGAAATAGCATTTCAGATATGCATGAAGATGCCAAGCCTCTTACTGGTATCATAAAATAAGCAAAGCTGATCTAATTTTAAACCTTACAAATGGTTATACGAACATAACCCCCCCCAATGGATAATTCTTCTAACAATAAATCACCCAAA harbors:
- the LOC108484481 gene encoding uncharacterized protein LOC108484481, giving the protein MYIMIMSLINLLKFYYDRVGYLKDVVLARVLDEATAASLNSIIHSNNAIVISILKDDSTFIQELFARLRSPTTSAKSKKNLVTVDIGLKFYCFIFHLVYEYLLFKVLFMGLKYGLFCLICACNNFSTYSFNRYISICKCILSNLQTSCAVVFSLFIFIFGSMSCSLLKLKHSMLLLLIN